The Pocillopora verrucosa isolate sample1 chromosome 2, ASM3666991v2, whole genome shotgun sequence genome has a segment encoding these proteins:
- the LOC136279070 gene encoding acyl-CoA dehydrogenase family member 11-like codes for MFRAKITADKFFPNNLIAWKSTLRGAEKSLDLDNRDTPDSSVAGDTKFAASKRGTFFQGAPRLGNQFSGDLFLQSYLKRVLPHEVLQEIFPDLQHFGDRVATDIYSMGRECELQPPKLEQFDAWGKRVDNIQTCQGWRQLHDVSAEEGLISIPYERKYGQWSRIYQAVKLFMFSPSSGLYSCPLAMTDGAAKSIEVSNMTEKLSVLKDAYSHLTSRDPKKFWTSGQWMTERKGGSDVEQEIYCT; via the exons ATGTTCAGGGCTAAAATAACAGCCGATAAGTTCTTCCCAAATAATTTGATCGCATGGAAAAGCACTTTAAGGGGCGCAGAAAAATCCCTTGATTTGGACAACCGCGATACGCCAGATAGCTCAGTTGCAGGGGATACTAAATTTGCCGCTTCTAAGAGAGGAACTTTCTTTCAAGGAGCGCCAAGGCTTGGAAATCAATTCAGTGGAGATCTATTTCTGCAATCGTACTTGAAGAGAGTCCTTCCACATGAG GTTTTACAAGAAATCTTTCCAGACTTACAGCACTTTGGCGACAGAGTGGCCACTGATATTTACTCAATGGGAAGGGAATGTGAGCTACAGCCACCAAAACTTGAACAATTTGATGCTTGGGGAAAAAGGGTGGACAATATTCAGACTTGCCAGGGGTGGAGACAGTTACATGATGTGTCAGCTGAAGAAGGATTGATATCCATTCCTTATGAAAGAAAGTATGGACAGTGGAG tCGTATCTACCAAGCTGTGAAGCTGTTCATGTTTTCTCCTTCTTCTGGTTTGTATTCTTGTCCATTGGCCATGACAGATGGAGCAGCTAAGAGCATTGAG GTGTCAAATATGACAGAGAAGCTTAGTGTTCTTAAGGATGCCTACAGCCATTTGACCAGCAGAGATCCAAAGAAATTCTGGACATCTGGTCAGTGGATGACTGAGAGGAAAGGGGGCTCAGATGTAGAGCAAGAGATCTACTGTACCT
- the LOC131790392 gene encoding BTB/POZ domain-containing protein 6-like, with translation MSLVEEYWQKTRPTIRERTKFVFNNDRFSDIKFVVHNLDGESESNQVIPAHKFVLSISSPVFEAMFYGELAETKDSIELPDCDYESLLELFRFMYSDEVNLSGSNVIGVLYLAKKYMVPSLADKCTEYLLKNLDPSNVFIILPFAQKYEEKELVDRCWKVIDWETEEVVKSEGFVTIERPLLETVVIRDTLTIKEVDLFKTVDLWATKECERQGLEADGSNKRRILGEEIVKAIRFPTMTQKDFASEVLASDILTKEEIVSLVRYLNFVSSSPAGFPETKRCQNIHRCCRFLNTTKRCFYNGTEDNIDFSVDKDIKLHGVRFYGSEHSTYTINLMLSIKQTGLILLSLKNKEVQTTGSVNFDSYGIEVPFDKEVVARKNTRYCITASVSGPPSAKGMDGFNSVQCSGVTFTFMDSSSLSSGTSVSTGQIPEILFSL, from the coding sequence ATGTCTCTCGTCGAAGAATACTGGCAAAAAACAAGACCAACCATCAGAGAAAGAACtaagtttgttttcaacaacGATCGCTTCAGCGATATCAAGTTTGTTGTTCACAATTTGGATGGTGAAAGCGAAAGTAATCAAGTGATTCCTGCTCACAAGTTTGTTCTATCGATCAGCAGTCCTGTGTTTGAAGCCATGTTTTACGGTGAGTTAGCGGAGACTAAAGACTCTATTGAACTGCCTGACTGTGACTACGAGAGTTTATTGGAGTTGTTTCGTTTCATGTACAGCGATGAAGTCAACTTGAGCGGAAGTAATGTGATAGGTGTATTGTACTTGGCGAAAAAATACATGGTGCCTTCGCTCGCTGATAAATGTACCGAATATCTCCTCAAAAACCTGGATCCGTCCAATGTTTTCATCATTCTACCATTCGCTcagaaatatgaagaaaaagaactgGTGGATCGATGCTGGAAAGTGATCGATTGGGAGACAGAGGAAGTTGTGAAATCTGAAGGATTTGTTACCATTGAGAGGCCCTTGCTCGAAACAGTGGTGATCAGAGATACACTGACAATTAAAGAGGTTGATCTTTTTAAAACCGTTGACTTGTGGGCCACAAAGGAATGTGAGAGACAAGGTTTAGAGGCAGATGgttcaaataaaagaagaatTCTCGGTGAAGAAATTGTCAAAGCAATACGCTTCCCAACGATGACACAGAAAGATTTCGCAAGTGAGGTTTTAGCCAGTGATATCCTCACAAAAGAGGAGATCGTCAGTCTTGTCAGATACCTGAATTTCGTGTCCAGCTCTCCAGCGGGATTTCCCGAGACTAAAAGATGTCAAAATATTCACCGATGTTGTAGATTTCTCAATACGACGAAACGTTGCTTTTATAACGGTACGGAAGATAACATAGATTTCTCTGTGGACAAGGACATTAAGTTACATGGAGTTCGTTTCTATGGCAGTGAGCACTCTACTTACACAATAAACTTGATGCTTTCGATTAAACAAACTGGTCTgattttgttgtctttaaaaaataaagaggtCCAGACGACGGGAAGCGTAAACTTTGATTCTTACGGAATAGAAGTGCCTTTTGACAAAGAAGTCGTTGCACGGAAAAACACTCGGTACTGTATAACTGCTTCAGTATCAGGTCCTCCTTCAGCAAAAGGAATGGATGGTTTCAATTCTGTTCAGTGTTCAGGTGTAACATTCACATTTATGGACAGCAGCTCCCTTTCAAGTGGAACTTCTGTTTCAACTGGACAAATTCCCGAAATATTGTTTTCGCTTTAA